A section of the Synechococcus sp. MU1617 genome encodes:
- the fusA gene encoding elongation factor G, giving the protein MARDFPLERVRNIGIAAHIDAGKTTTTERILFYSGVVHKIGEVHDGAAVTDWMAQERERGITITAAAISTSWQDHRVNIIDTPGHVDFTIEVERSMRVLDGVIAVFCAVGGVQPQSETVWRQADRYSVPRMVFVNKMDRTGADFLKVHGQIRDRLKANAVPIQLPIGAEGELSGIIDLVANKAYIYKNDLGTDIEEADVPADMADEVAEWRNTLMETVAETDEALIEKFLETGELSVDELKKGIREGVLKHGLVPMLCGSAFKNKGVQLVLDAVIDYLPAPVDVPPIQGVLPDGSEAVRPSDDNAPFSALAFKVMADPYGKLTFVRMYSGILEKGSYVLNSTKGEKERISRLVVLKADDREEVDALRAGDLGAVLGLKNTTTGDTLCTQDDPIVLETLFIPEPVISVAVEPKTKGDMEKLSKALVSLAEEDPTFRVNTDSETGQTVIAGMGELHLEILVDRMLREFKVEANIGAPQVSYRETIRGSAGGEGKFSRQTGGKGQYGHVVIEMEPGEPGSGFEFVNKIVGGVVPKEYIKPAEQGMKETCESGVIAGYPLIDVRCTLVHGSYHDVDSSEMAFKIAGSMAFKDGVKKCNPVLLEPMMKVEVEVPEDFLGSIIGDLSSRRGQVEGQSVDDGTSKISAKVPLAEMFGYATQLRSMTQGRGIFSMEFDNYAEVPRNVAEAIISKNQGNS; this is encoded by the coding sequence GTGGCCCGCGACTTCCCCCTGGAACGCGTCAGAAATATTGGTATCGCTGCTCACATCGATGCCGGCAAAACCACCACGACTGAACGGATCCTGTTCTATTCCGGTGTGGTTCACAAAATCGGCGAGGTGCACGACGGCGCCGCAGTGACCGACTGGATGGCCCAGGAACGTGAGCGTGGCATCACGATCACCGCAGCTGCCATTTCGACGTCCTGGCAGGACCATCGCGTCAACATCATTGACACGCCTGGCCACGTGGACTTCACCATTGAGGTGGAGCGCTCCATGCGCGTGCTGGATGGTGTGATCGCCGTCTTCTGCGCCGTTGGTGGTGTGCAGCCCCAATCCGAAACCGTCTGGCGTCAGGCCGATCGCTATTCCGTTCCCCGGATGGTGTTCGTGAACAAGATGGACCGCACCGGTGCGGACTTCCTCAAGGTTCACGGCCAGATCAGGGATCGCCTCAAAGCCAACGCGGTTCCGATTCAGCTTCCGATTGGTGCTGAGGGTGAGCTCAGCGGCATCATCGACCTTGTTGCCAACAAGGCATACATCTATAAAAACGACCTCGGCACCGATATCGAAGAAGCCGATGTGCCGGCTGACATGGCCGACGAGGTGGCCGAATGGCGGAACACCCTGATGGAAACCGTCGCCGAAACCGACGAAGCGCTGATCGAGAAGTTCCTCGAAACCGGTGAACTCAGCGTTGACGAGCTCAAGAAGGGCATTCGTGAGGGCGTGCTGAAGCACGGTCTGGTGCCCATGCTCTGCGGCTCAGCCTTCAAAAACAAAGGTGTTCAGCTGGTTCTGGACGCAGTAATCGACTACCTGCCTGCTCCAGTCGACGTTCCCCCCATCCAGGGTGTGCTTCCCGACGGCAGCGAAGCGGTGCGTCCGTCCGACGACAACGCCCCCTTCAGTGCCCTCGCCTTCAAGGTGATGGCCGATCCATACGGCAAACTCACTTTCGTCCGGATGTACTCCGGCATCCTCGAGAAAGGCAGCTACGTTCTCAACTCCACCAAAGGAGAGAAGGAGCGCATCTCCCGTCTTGTGGTGCTCAAGGCTGATGACCGTGAGGAAGTTGACGCACTGCGTGCCGGCGACCTCGGTGCGGTGCTCGGACTGAAGAACACCACAACAGGTGACACCCTTTGCACCCAAGACGATCCGATCGTCCTCGAGACCCTGTTCATCCCCGAACCGGTGATCTCAGTGGCTGTTGAGCCGAAGACCAAAGGCGACATGGAGAAGCTCTCCAAGGCTTTGGTTTCTCTGGCTGAGGAGGATCCCACCTTCCGCGTCAACACCGACTCTGAGACAGGTCAGACCGTGATTGCCGGCATGGGCGAACTCCACCTGGAAATTCTGGTGGACCGCATGCTGCGCGAGTTCAAGGTGGAAGCCAACATCGGCGCACCTCAGGTGTCCTATCGCGAAACCATCCGTGGTTCTGCAGGTGGCGAAGGCAAGTTCTCCCGTCAGACCGGTGGTAAGGGTCAGTACGGCCACGTTGTGATCGAAATGGAACCGGGTGAGCCCGGCTCCGGTTTCGAATTCGTCAACAAAATCGTGGGCGGTGTCGTTCCGAAGGAATACATCAAGCCCGCCGAGCAGGGCATGAAGGAGACCTGCGAATCCGGTGTGATTGCCGGATACCCCCTCATCGATGTGAGATGCACCTTGGTGCATGGCTCTTATCACGACGTCGACTCTTCGGAGATGGCGTTCAAGATCGCCGGATCCATGGCCTTCAAGGACGGCGTCAAGAAGTGCAATCCTGTGCTGCTTGAGCCGATGATGAAGGTCGAGGTCGAAGTCCCCGAGGATTTCCTCGGTTCGATCATCGGCGACCTGTCCTCCCGTCGAGGTCAGGTTGAGGGCCAATCCGTCGATGACGGCACGTCCAAAATCTCGGCCAAGGTGCCCCTTGCCGAGATGTTCGGTTACGCCACCCAGCTCCGCTCCATGACCCAGGGCCGGGGCATTTTCTCGATGGAATTCGACAATTACGCCGAAGTTCCTCGCAATGTGGCTGAGGCCATCATTTCCAAGAATCAGGGCAATTCCTGA